From the Desulfobacterales bacterium genome, one window contains:
- a CDS encoding amino acid ABC transporter ATP-binding protein: protein MIMEPIPILQVEQVSKNLGGKKILKSVSLNLNKGDLKVLIGPSGGGKSTLLQCINYLIPPDSGHIVLEGQTVSTHNKQQLFEFRQQVGMIFQDFNLFDHLNALDNVTIALRKVKKMNKTDAKQLAMIELEKVGVGDKANLYPAQLSGGQKQRVSIARALAMDPKVMLLDEPTSALDPELIGEVLAVIRNLSQGGMTMLMATHQIGFIKSLADEIVFMQEGEIIERGRPNELLSPDSGTRTADFCSKLNDLNGEVV, encoded by the coding sequence ATGATAATGGAACCGATACCCATTCTGCAGGTGGAACAAGTTTCAAAAAATCTGGGAGGAAAAAAAATCCTCAAATCTGTTTCCCTGAACCTGAACAAGGGCGATCTCAAAGTACTGATCGGCCCTTCCGGCGGAGGCAAAAGCACCCTTCTTCAGTGCATCAATTATCTGATCCCCCCGGATTCGGGCCATATCGTGCTGGAAGGCCAAACGGTCAGCACCCACAACAAGCAGCAACTGTTCGAATTTCGGCAGCAGGTGGGAATGATTTTCCAGGATTTTAACCTGTTTGATCACCTGAACGCTCTGGACAATGTGACGATTGCCTTGCGAAAGGTCAAAAAAATGAATAAAACCGACGCAAAGCAACTGGCGATGATCGAACTGGAAAAAGTCGGGGTGGGCGACAAGGCCAATCTGTATCCGGCCCAGCTGTCCGGAGGTCAAAAGCAAAGAGTCTCGATTGCCAGAGCCCTGGCCATGGACCCGAAAGTCATGCTGCTCGATGAACCCACGTCTGCACTGGACCCTGAACTGATCGGAGAAGTTCTGGCAGTCATCCGCAACCTTTCTCAGGGCGGTATGACCATGCTGATGGCAACCCATCAGATCGGATTTATCAAATCCCTGGCCGATGAAATCGTATTCATGCAAGAAGGTGAAATCATTGAACGCGGACGTCCGAACGAACTGTTGTCCCCGGACTCAGGAACCCGGACCGCCGACTTCTGCTCAAAGCTCAACGACCTGAATGGGGAGGTCGTTTAA
- a CDS encoding amino acid ABC transporter permease, whose product MLDSLVTIKEALPYLLQGALVTISAVAGAMGLGLVLGITMAVGQVYGNRLIRTLVGVYVWFFRGVPVLVLLFLFYFGLFSLLELNLSAFWSVTLVLGMTTGAYQSQIFRGAIQSLPQGQLKAARALGMSDAKSIRSIILPQALRLSIPGWSNEYSIILKDSALAFVLGTSEIMARTHFVASRTYKHLELYLTAGVLYFILTWLGVKALSKLERKVRIPGYTHQE is encoded by the coding sequence ATGCTGGATAGTTTAGTTACCATAAAGGAAGCCCTGCCCTATTTGCTGCAGGGAGCTCTGGTCACCATCAGCGCCGTTGCAGGCGCAATGGGGCTTGGGCTTGTTCTGGGTATCACGATGGCGGTGGGCCAGGTATACGGAAACAGACTCATTCGCACCCTGGTCGGAGTCTATGTCTGGTTTTTCAGAGGGGTGCCGGTTCTGGTGCTCCTCTTTCTGTTTTATTTTGGACTGTTTTCACTTCTGGAGCTGAATCTGAGCGCCTTCTGGTCTGTAACCCTGGTGCTTGGCATGACAACCGGAGCCTATCAGTCCCAGATATTTCGAGGAGCGATCCAATCACTTCCCCAGGGACAGTTAAAGGCAGCCCGTGCCTTAGGCATGAGCGATGCAAAGTCTATCCGCTCCATTATTCTTCCCCAGGCGTTACGCCTCTCGATTCCGGGCTGGTCCAATGAATACTCCATCATTCTTAAAGATTCAGCACTTGCGTTTGTTCTGGGCACTTCCGAGATCATGGCCCGAACCCATTTTGTAGCATCACGGACCTATAAACATCTGGAACTGTATTTAACTGCCGGGGTTCTGTATTTTATCCTGACATGGCTTGGGGTTAAAGCCCTTTCAAAACTTGAACGAAAAGTCCGGATACCGGGCTATACTCATCAGGAATAG
- a CDS encoding ABC transporter substrate-binding protein — protein sequence MVRKSLWLLAAVLTFALVCSNGAFAETTYINGIDANFPPFAYVDKSGNPSGFDIDAINWIAGEMGFTVKHQPMDWDGIIPNLVAKKIDFVASGMSITPEREKIVNFSTPYWIIKQVFVAKKDSPNTVDDILKAGKTLGVQRGTTEAEWLKDNSPKNGWNFTLRYYDSAPMAVEDVINGRIDAAAMDDAPAKDAVSKKPAKILGTFGMNDEKFGIAVRKDDTQLLNTMNEGLKKLMADPYWQELVKKYLDK from the coding sequence ATGGTCAGAAAATCATTATGGCTGCTGGCGGCTGTTCTGACGTTCGCTCTGGTGTGCAGCAATGGCGCTTTTGCCGAAACAACTTATATCAATGGCATCGATGCAAATTTTCCGCCCTTTGCCTATGTGGACAAATCCGGTAATCCAAGTGGTTTCGATATCGATGCCATCAACTGGATCGCCGGGGAAATGGGTTTTACGGTAAAACATCAACCCATGGACTGGGACGGCATCATCCCGAACCTGGTAGCCAAAAAAATCGATTTCGTAGCCTCAGGCATGAGCATTACTCCGGAACGGGAAAAAATCGTCAACTTCAGCACTCCCTACTGGATTATCAAACAAGTTTTTGTCGCCAAAAAAGACTCGCCCAATACCGTTGATGACATTCTCAAGGCTGGAAAAACCCTCGGTGTTCAACGGGGCACCACCGAAGCCGAATGGCTGAAAGACAATTCGCCCAAAAACGGATGGAATTTTACGCTCCGGTATTACGATTCCGCACCCATGGCTGTAGAAGATGTCATTAATGGCCGAATCGATGCAGCCGCCATGGACGATGCGCCGGCCAAAGATGCGGTTTCAAAAAAACCGGCAAAAATACTGGGTACATTTGGCATGAACGATGAAAAATTCGGAATCGCGGTCCGAAAAGACGACACGCAGCTTCTCAACACCATGAATGAGGGTCTGAAAAAACTGATGGCTGATCCTTACTGGCAGGAACTGGTTAAGAAATACCTTGATAAATAG
- a CDS encoding MoxR family ATPase produces the protein MIVEELTRRVEEKHALVNSIKSEIRKVLVGQSALIDGLLIGLFTKGHVLIEGVPGLAKTSAVMALANTVQAGFKRIQFTPDLLPADLIGTEVFRPKTADFVIKKGPVFNNIILADEINRAPSKVQSALLEAMQERQVTIGDHTFPLPDPFLVLATQNPIEQEGTYPLPEAQVDRFMLKILIDYPDKSEEKEIMKRVGFDAPSEVRQMITHEQVNEIASLIKEIYMDEKLKDYIVDLVFATRNPKDYNIDIAEYIQFGASPRATIFLSLAARAYAFLQGRAYVTPQDIKTVAPDVLRHRIILTYEAEAEDITTEQIIGHVFDSVEVP, from the coding sequence GTGATTGTTGAAGAATTAACCCGACGGGTTGAGGAAAAACATGCGCTGGTCAACAGCATTAAAAGCGAAATCCGGAAGGTGCTGGTCGGGCAGTCAGCCTTGATTGACGGGCTTTTGATCGGCTTGTTTACCAAGGGGCATGTGCTGATTGAGGGGGTTCCGGGTCTGGCCAAAACCAGCGCGGTAATGGCGCTGGCCAATACGGTCCAGGCCGGTTTCAAGCGGATTCAGTTTACCCCGGATCTGCTTCCGGCCGATTTGATCGGAACGGAGGTTTTCCGTCCCAAAACCGCTGATTTTGTCATCAAAAAAGGACCGGTGTTCAACAATATCATTCTTGCTGACGAAATCAACCGGGCCCCGTCCAAAGTACAATCCGCACTGCTGGAAGCCATGCAGGAGCGGCAGGTGACCATCGGTGACCATACGTTTCCGCTTCCGGATCCGTTTCTCGTTCTGGCCACCCAGAATCCAATCGAGCAGGAAGGTACCTATCCGCTTCCCGAAGCACAGGTGGACCGGTTCATGCTCAAGATTCTGATCGATTACCCGGATAAAAGCGAAGAAAAAGAGATCATGAAGCGGGTCGGGTTTGATGCCCCGTCAGAAGTCCGGCAGATGATCACGCATGAACAGGTCAACGAAATTGCTTCCCTGATCAAAGAAATCTACATGGATGAAAAGCTCAAAGACTATATCGTGGATCTGGTGTTTGCCACCCGGAATCCTAAAGACTATAACATTGATATCGCCGAATATATCCAGTTCGGCGCTTCCCCCCGGGCGACGATTTTTCTGAGCCTGGCTGCCCGGGCCTATGCGTTTTTGCAGGGAAGGGCGTACGTGACGCCGCAGGATATAAAAACCGTGGCTCCGGATGTCCTGCGGCATCGGATTATTCTGACCTATGAGGCGGAGGCCGAAGATATTACCACGGAGCAGATTATCGGCCATGTGTTTGATTCTGTTGAAGTGCCCTGA
- a CDS encoding DUF58 domain-containing protein translates to MLDPEFIKKIKKMHIKTGRMVNTMMAGQYRSVFRGSGIEFEEVREYSPGDDVKSIDWKVSARMGRPYVKLYREERELVVMLLVDMSASGSFGTTGSIKREAAAEIAGVLAFNAIKNNDKVGAVLFTDRVEKYIPPKKGSAHVWRVIREIFSFEPQHRQTDIQSAVRYLGRVCRKKTVSFLISDFLSPEYIRQLKIVSKKHELIGIVLSDPGEFRLPEAGILSVEDLETGGTAMLDASDANTRKLFAQQTICAYRTNLDRLKSADIDYVEISTSDHVVDPLLRYFRARGK, encoded by the coding sequence ATGCTTGATCCGGAATTTATAAAAAAAATTAAAAAAATGCACATTAAAACGGGCCGGATGGTCAATACCATGATGGCCGGTCAATACCGCTCGGTGTTCAGGGGCTCGGGTATCGAATTTGAGGAAGTGCGGGAATATTCCCCCGGCGATGATGTCAAGAGCATCGACTGGAAAGTCTCTGCACGGATGGGACGCCCGTATGTCAAACTCTACCGTGAGGAACGTGAACTGGTGGTGATGCTTCTGGTGGATATGAGTGCATCCGGAAGTTTTGGAACCACCGGTAGTATCAAACGGGAAGCTGCTGCGGAAATTGCCGGTGTCCTGGCCTTTAATGCCATAAAGAATAATGATAAGGTCGGCGCCGTTTTATTTACCGACCGGGTTGAAAAATATATCCCTCCGAAAAAAGGCTCGGCCCATGTCTGGCGGGTGATCAGGGAAATTTTTTCGTTTGAGCCTCAACACCGGCAGACCGACATCCAGAGCGCGGTCCGGTATCTGGGCAGAGTGTGCCGCAAAAAAACCGTATCATTTCTGATATCCGATTTTCTGTCCCCTGAATATATTCGCCAGTTGAAAATTGTGTCCAAAAAACATGAACTCATCGGAATCGTGCTTTCCGATCCCGGTGAATTCAGGCTTCCCGAAGCCGGAATTCTTTCTGTGGAGGATCTTGAAACCGGAGGGACGGCGATGCTGGATGCTTCCGATGCCAACACGCGCAAGTTGTTTGCGCAGCAGACCATCTGCGCGTACCGAACGAATCTGGACAGGCTCAAATCGGCAGATATTGATTACGTGGAGATCAGCACCTCGGACCATGTGGTGGACCCGTTGCTCCGATATTTCCGGGCAAGGGGAAAATGA
- a CDS encoding VWA domain-containing protein, whose product MFQFASPYFFLCLLAIPVSLYVRRKRPGHPRMRISSLLQAKEIRPSGVLKFQWIVPFLKYAALVLMIVAIARPQWGTRQLSVKTEGINIILAVDLSESMAALDFKRKGEIVNRLEAVKGVVEDFVGKRNGDRIGMVVFGSNAYTQLPLTRDYTTIVSILERLKIGAAGKATAIGDALGISLKRLEDIPGKSNVIILLTDGQSNTGELSPQTAAEIAVQKSVKVYTIGVGSRGRAPFLINHPVFGERYVYQQVDIDEDTLKDIASKTDGLYFRAENTEGLEQIYDTIDQLEKTEVTVKTFAEYRELYFWFLLTGVCLLMLRMVLTHTRFLRIP is encoded by the coding sequence ATGTTCCAATTTGCTTCACCCTATTTTTTCCTGTGCCTTCTGGCCATTCCGGTATCGCTGTATGTGCGCCGGAAGCGGCCGGGGCATCCACGGATGCGGATTTCAAGTCTTTTGCAGGCAAAGGAAATCCGGCCTTCTGGCGTGCTGAAGTTCCAATGGATCGTGCCATTTTTGAAATATGCCGCCCTGGTGCTGATGATTGTGGCGATTGCCAGGCCCCAGTGGGGGACCCGGCAGCTCAGCGTGAAAACCGAGGGGATTAATATCATACTGGCGGTCGACCTTTCCGAGAGCATGGCAGCGCTGGATTTTAAGCGAAAAGGGGAGATCGTCAACCGCCTGGAAGCGGTCAAAGGGGTTGTGGAGGACTTTGTCGGCAAGCGAAACGGTGACCGTATCGGCATGGTTGTATTCGGGTCCAATGCCTATACGCAACTGCCCCTGACCCGCGATTACACCACCATCGTATCGATTCTGGAACGGTTGAAGATCGGTGCGGCAGGCAAGGCCACCGCTATCGGGGATGCCCTTGGGATCTCCCTCAAGCGTCTGGAGGATATCCCGGGCAAATCCAATGTCATTATTCTCCTGACCGACGGACAGAGCAATACCGGGGAGCTGTCTCCGCAGACGGCCGCTGAAATTGCCGTTCAAAAATCGGTTAAAGTGTATACCATCGGCGTCGGCAGCCGGGGAAGGGCTCCTTTTCTGATCAATCATCCCGTCTTTGGCGAGCGCTACGTGTATCAGCAGGTCGATATTGATGAAGATACATTGAAAGATATCGCATCGAAAACCGATGGCCTGTATTTCCGGGCTGAAAATACCGAAGGGCTTGAGCAGATTTATGATACGATTGACCAGTTGGAAAAAACCGAGGTAACGGTCAAAACCTTTGCAGAATACCGGGAGCTTTACTTCTGGTTTCTGCTCACGGGCGTCTGCCTGCTCATGCTCCGGATGGTGCTGACCCATACGCGATTTTTGAGGATACCATGA
- a CDS encoding VWA domain-containing protein yields MKFVRIEMLFLIWVVPVLLLVCILGMRKRRAVLSKFSSLKGLSCIVPDAAGKRRWVKTFLMLCVVMFASVALSGPQYGYKWQEIERKGIDIIIALDCSRSMLADDIKPTRLDRAKREVFDLLNMLRGDRVGLVAFAGTAFLQCPLTLDYEAFNLFLNTLTPDFLPIGGTDLPAALDTASAAFNTQDRSEKAILLITDGESTGENPEETAQRLKKAGVKLFCVGVGKPEGVPVPDPKGGFKKDASGSIVLTRLDEKTLQTLSVLTGGAYVRSVAGDMDLDVIYSREIRGKMEASTVSGGRKQVWEDRYQWPLALAIIAFIIELFLPSVRAGVAIVVMGMVLLNGPVAEAQSLNRSLQNGVKAYETGEYETALKQFIDAQLKAPDRPELYYNIGNTYYRIDDFESAGQNYKQALSSENPQIRQKAYYNLGNVQYRTGNYPEAVSSYEQALKLDPNDEQASANMQFVKKVMQQQKEQKSPPGSNDGSKQKKKEGDASENPDRGAGDKPQEGQPSGDKENSSDKKNTSGSGQQQNENEQDVPDYGSRMNDDRKPEPQSKAGPAGRPDDKTGDDRQQSSGQGTAAQARDAKEDPNENGQAERLLNRLKDMPGKAMVPIYQKRQVEKDW; encoded by the coding sequence ATGAAATTTGTAAGAATCGAGATGCTGTTTCTGATATGGGTGGTGCCGGTGCTGCTGCTGGTCTGTATCCTGGGCATGAGAAAACGCAGGGCTGTGTTATCGAAATTTTCATCATTAAAGGGGTTAAGCTGCATTGTTCCGGATGCCGCCGGAAAACGGCGATGGGTTAAAACGTTTCTGATGCTCTGCGTGGTGATGTTTGCGTCCGTTGCCCTGTCAGGTCCCCAATACGGCTATAAATGGCAGGAGATCGAACGCAAGGGGATCGATATCATTATCGCGCTGGACTGCTCCCGAAGCATGCTGGCCGATGACATCAAGCCCACCCGTCTGGACCGGGCCAAGCGCGAGGTGTTTGATCTTCTCAACATGCTCAGGGGAGACCGTGTGGGGCTGGTCGCGTTTGCCGGCACCGCATTTCTCCAGTGTCCCCTTACGCTCGATTACGAAGCGTTCAACCTGTTTTTAAATACCCTGACGCCGGATTTTCTGCCGATCGGGGGAACGGATCTGCCGGCGGCGCTTGATACGGCCAGCGCGGCCTTTAATACACAGGATCGCTCGGAAAAGGCGATCCTCCTGATTACCGATGGTGAAAGCACTGGGGAAAACCCTGAAGAGACCGCGCAGCGGTTGAAAAAAGCCGGCGTGAAGCTGTTTTGTGTCGGAGTGGGCAAACCCGAAGGCGTTCCGGTGCCGGACCCGAAAGGCGGGTTCAAAAAAGATGCATCGGGCAGCATCGTATTGACGCGGCTGGATGAAAAGACGCTGCAAACCCTATCTGTTCTGACCGGAGGAGCCTATGTCCGCTCGGTTGCCGGCGATATGGATCTGGATGTAATTTATTCCAGGGAAATTCGGGGAAAAATGGAAGCCTCCACGGTATCGGGCGGAAGAAAACAAGTCTGGGAAGACCGTTACCAGTGGCCCCTGGCCCTGGCGATCATCGCATTTATCATAGAGCTGTTTCTTCCCTCAGTCCGCGCCGGGGTGGCGATAGTTGTCATGGGTATGGTCTTGCTCAATGGGCCTGTCGCTGAAGCGCAGAGCCTGAACCGGAGTCTGCAAAACGGTGTTAAAGCCTATGAAACCGGTGAATACGAAACCGCGTTAAAACAATTTATAGATGCCCAGCTCAAAGCCCCGGACCGTCCCGAGCTCTATTATAATATCGGCAATACCTATTACCGGATCGATGACTTTGAATCGGCCGGGCAGAATTACAAACAGGCCCTGAGCAGTGAAAACCCTCAGATCCGGCAAAAGGCGTATTATAATCTCGGAAATGTGCAATATCGAACCGGGAACTACCCGGAGGCCGTATCCTCTTATGAACAGGCGCTGAAACTGGACCCGAACGATGAACAGGCCAGTGCCAATATGCAATTTGTCAAAAAAGTCATGCAGCAGCAGAAAGAGCAGAAGTCGCCACCCGGATCGAATGATGGCAGCAAACAGAAAAAAAAGGAGGGTGATGCTTCCGAAAATCCGGATCGGGGCGCCGGGGATAAACCGCAGGAAGGACAGCCATCCGGTGATAAGGAAAATTCATCAGATAAGAAAAATACATCCGGCTCCGGTCAGCAGCAGAATGAAAATGAGCAGGATGTCCCGGATTACGGCAGCCGCATGAATGATGACCGGAAACCCGAGCCTCAGAGCAAAGCCGGTCCCGCCGGCAGGCCGGATGATAAAACCGGTGACGACCGGCAGCAGTCTTCCGGCCAGGGCACCGCGGCACAAGCCCGTGATGCAAAGGAAGACCCGAACGAAAACGGGCAGGCTGAGCGCCTGCTCAACCGGCTCAAGGACATGCCGGGAAAAGCCATGGTGCCGATTTACCAGAAGCGCCAAGTGGAAAAGGACTGGTGA